In one window of Deinococcus radiotolerans DNA:
- a CDS encoding MFS transporter, whose protein sequence is MNLRDRLPFQPGTTRAVVIAALSLAAAEFVRSGLYLPYMGQSVRLQSQLGLPATVVGLAWAAHVLTDTVMRGPAGLLIARMGLRWAMILGTSISLLAISLLPAAHSGLTLLLIAALHGVGFSVMWPGTMNLTADVTRQTAQGRTLTIVGMSVSSMIGLGFFAYGSLREAPPGQVYLLSVGALILSLLAAVLLPARVVRGPKRDALRGYALKATLRRVLPLLPAALMQTVTLSLFGQVLYKISDALHLSTVQIVSVLVVGGAVAFACIPVLGKIADRGRAVPVLIGGYALIAAGMLCLSFLPPLWAMYPLAAVVGVGFAGVQPGWGALVTRTLPTAQRPAAWGVLMTVENGGTALSPVLGVLAFERFGAGGPFGLAAGLAGLVAAFYLLLRPLFARAAEAARLDQLGSAESVQDAQT, encoded by the coding sequence TTGAACCTGCGTGACCGACTGCCCTTTCAGCCCGGCACGACCCGCGCTGTCGTGATCGCTGCGCTGTCCCTGGCCGCTGCCGAGTTCGTTCGCAGCGGCCTGTACCTCCCATACATGGGTCAGAGTGTCCGCCTCCAGTCGCAGCTGGGCCTTCCCGCCACCGTGGTTGGACTCGCGTGGGCCGCGCACGTCCTGACGGATACGGTCATGCGTGGCCCCGCCGGCCTGCTGATTGCCCGCATGGGCCTGCGCTGGGCCATGATCCTGGGCACGTCCATCAGCCTGCTGGCGATCAGCCTGCTGCCCGCCGCTCACAGCGGGCTGACCCTGCTGCTGATCGCCGCTCTGCACGGTGTGGGCTTCTCGGTCATGTGGCCGGGCACCATGAACCTCACAGCGGATGTCACCCGCCAGACTGCGCAGGGCCGCACCCTGACCATCGTGGGCATGAGCGTGTCCTCCATGATCGGGTTGGGCTTCTTTGCCTACGGGTCGCTGCGGGAAGCCCCCCCCGGACAGGTCTACCTTCTGAGTGTCGGGGCGCTGATCCTGTCGCTGTTGGCCGCTGTCCTGCTGCCGGCGCGGGTCGTGCGCGGGCCCAAGCGTGACGCCCTGCGAGGGTACGCGCTGAAAGCCACGCTGCGCCGCGTCCTGCCGCTGTTGCCTGCCGCCCTGATGCAGACCGTGACCCTGTCGCTGTTTGGGCAGGTGCTATACAAAATCTCCGACGCGCTCCACCTGAGCACGGTGCAGATCGTGAGTGTGCTCGTCGTGGGAGGCGCAGTGGCGTTCGCCTGCATCCCCGTGCTCGGCAAGATCGCGGACCGGGGGCGCGCTGTCCCCGTCCTGATCGGCGGCTATGCCCTGATCGCCGCCGGGATGCTGTGCCTGAGCTTCCTGCCGCCGCTGTGGGCCATGTACCCGCTGGCCGCCGTGGTCGGCGTGGGCTTCGCCGGGGTGCAGCCCGGCTGGGGGGCCCTGGTGACCCGCACGCTGCCCACCGCGCAGCGCCCGGCGGCGTGGGGGGTCCTGATGACCGTCGAGAACGGCGGCACAGCCCTGAGCCCTGTGCTCGGCGTACTGGCCTTCGAACGGTTCGGTGCCGGTGGGCCGTTCGGGCTGGCGGCGGGGTTGGCGGGCCTCGTTGCGGCGTTCTACCTGCTGCTGCGTCCCCTGTTCGCCCGGGCGGCCGAAGCGGCGCGTCTGGATCAGCTGGGTTCCGCCGAGTCCGTTCAGGATGCCCAGACGTGA
- a CDS encoding glycosyltransferase — protein sequence MPEFTVVIPARNEAKYLPMTLRALERQTLPPREVIVVDNGSRDATLEIARAAGARVLSCEARGVAHARQLGLESARTEWVATTDADSLPVPHWLEALSEAAPGRTALYGPMRFSGVARHWALASGSSYSAFLHVARVIGRPNLAGANMAFSREAALLVGGYPPVEAYEDVILGEELARIGEIAYVRRALVETSARRLDRGVLPFVWQHFKNITGHTRGYFGDDR from the coding sequence GTGCCCGAGTTCACGGTTGTCATTCCCGCCCGCAACGAGGCGAAGTACCTGCCCATGACGCTGCGCGCGCTGGAACGGCAGACCCTGCCCCCACGTGAGGTGATCGTGGTGGACAACGGCAGTCGTGACGCGACCCTGGAGATTGCGCGGGCTGCGGGCGCGCGCGTGCTGAGCTGCGAGGCGCGCGGCGTGGCGCACGCCCGGCAGCTGGGTCTGGAATCGGCGCGGACGGAGTGGGTGGCCACCACGGACGCGGATTCCCTGCCCGTCCCGCACTGGCTGGAGGCGCTCAGTGAGGCCGCGCCGGGCCGCACGGCGCTGTACGGTCCGATGCGCTTCTCGGGCGTGGCGCGGCACTGGGCCCTGGCGTCGGGCAGCAGTTACAGCGCGTTCCTGCACGTGGCGCGCGTGATCGGCCGGCCGAACCTGGCGGGCGCGAATATGGCCTTCTCGCGGGAGGCAGCGCTGCTGGTCGGCGGGTACCCGCCGGTGGAAGCCTACGAGGACGTGATCCTGGGTGAGGAACTCGCGCGGATCGGGGAGATCGCCTACGTGCGGCGCGCGTTGGTCGAGACGAGTGCGCGCCGCCTCGACCGGGGCGTGCTGCCCTTCGTGTGGCAACACTTCAAGAACATCACTGGTCATACGCGAGGGTACTTCGGGGATGACCGCTGA
- a CDS encoding YkoP family protein, producing the protein MPASSPALRAALRAGVSGTWHGGHPGDPRVGLSVPVRSAAELTATLDALRSAGAHATLLLSPVLAARLERAELAGHEIAGLGDPSGAPQLDVLAGQPVTTWATPDRLADLTALGTHGLHALPLPASRPSPGALLTAEPAQLTLTLADLKRLGYRAVPVRDVPELRAGTGRDLFLHGYTRLVEDRFARQHGVIDLAQRADAVMRVAPLNHAPAPLPLPRTAPTAELHLHSPRIVGLAARSALTAYRAYLRSLRDVGAALQERPELHGAQAVFAVTLFHAPLAQAGFTLLDLPPATARWYGLGFRLLRLAYGTTRAPSEDTPKMAWLPRGEFLKRYG; encoded by the coding sequence ATGCCTGCCTCCTCTCCTGCCCTGCGGGCCGCGCTGCGCGCCGGTGTATCCGGCACCTGGCACGGCGGCCACCCGGGCGACCCGCGCGTGGGCCTGAGCGTCCCGGTCCGCTCGGCCGCTGAGCTGACCGCCACGCTGGACGCCCTGCGCAGCGCCGGTGCGCACGCCACGCTGCTGCTCTCCCCCGTCCTGGCCGCGCGTCTGGAACGCGCGGAGCTGGCCGGACACGAGATCGCCGGCCTGGGCGACCCGTCCGGCGCGCCGCAGCTGGACGTGCTGGCCGGACAGCCAGTGACCACCTGGGCCACACCAGACCGGCTGGCCGACCTGACCGCCCTTGGCACCCACGGCCTGCACGCGCTGCCGCTGCCGGCGTCACGCCCGTCCCCCGGCGCGCTGCTGACCGCCGAGCCCGCGCAGCTGACCCTCACGCTGGCGGACCTGAAACGCCTGGGCTACCGCGCCGTGCCCGTCCGGGACGTGCCCGAGCTGCGCGCCGGGACGGGCCGCGACCTGTTCCTGCACGGCTACACCCGCCTCGTGGAGGACCGCTTCGCGCGGCAGCACGGCGTGATCGACCTCGCGCAGCGGGCCGACGCGGTCATGAGGGTGGCGCCGCTGAATCACGCGCCCGCCCCGCTGCCGCTGCCCCGCACGGCCCCAACGGCGGAACTGCACCTGCACTCGCCGCGCATCGTGGGGCTCGCGGCGCGCAGCGCCCTGACGGCGTACCGCGCGTACCTGCGCAGCCTGCGTGACGTGGGCGCGGCCCTCCAGGAACGCCCCGAATTGCACGGCGCGCAGGCGGTGTTCGCGGTGACCCTCTTTCACGCGCCGCTGGCGCAGGCGGGCTTTACGCTGCTGGACCTGCCGCCCGCCACGGCCCGCTGGTACGGCCTGGGCTTCCGGCTGCTGCGCCTCGCGTACGGCACCACCCGCGCGCCCAGCGAGGACACCCCGAAAATGGCGTGGCTGCCCAGGGGCGAGTTCCTGAAGCGGTACGGCTGA
- a CDS encoding ABC transporter substrate-binding protein: protein MKNTTLSAVALATLTLAACNNKQAGGADSTLVIQQSADVPTLDPGTTYDTSSGQVVENVYETLVGYQGSDITKVVPVLATEWQEGEGGKQYRFTLRDGVKFHTGNDFTCADAEYTIRRNLVTNSADSGNWFLSESLLGTPSNANDDKAITWDKISSAVKCDGNTLVFTLPAVDPAFMTKLAYIGQGIVDSKHAKDIGEWDGTEATWKDWIGKDIMGSELNKQPSGTGAYKLVNRDANAITLTAFDGYWGEDKPKIKNVILQKVPEEAARVQAFLKGDADFIEVPRAIISSQLQGKPGVAVLDDLTNTTAAGFSMNEKISADSGMIGSGKLDGKGVPTDFFKDADVRRGFVASFDVPTYIEQVQEGKGSPRNFLLPDSFPGYDSNLEAAKFDPELAKAAFQRAWDGQVWDKGFTVNVSYRAGAQTQQTAMELLKKNIEALNPKFKVNIVAKEWSELINSKNVPKEAMIMTAWAPDYADPDNFVSTFYASNGYYAPRINAQDTQMDTWVKEARSTTDSARRDELYAQIAKHALDQAYYIIMPAQPNVFPYRDNIKGVSADVFNPMIAFTSGTYWKNLSKD, encoded by the coding sequence ATGAAGAACACAACCCTCAGCGCCGTGGCCCTCGCCACCCTGACCCTCGCCGCCTGCAACAACAAGCAGGCCGGCGGCGCCGACAGCACCCTCGTCATCCAGCAGTCCGCCGACGTGCCCACCCTGGACCCCGGCACCACCTACGACACGTCCAGCGGTCAGGTCGTGGAAAACGTCTACGAAACCCTGGTCGGCTACCAGGGCAGCGACATCACCAAGGTCGTGCCCGTCCTGGCCACCGAATGGCAGGAAGGCGAGGGCGGCAAGCAGTACCGCTTCACGCTGCGTGACGGCGTGAAGTTCCACACCGGCAACGACTTCACCTGCGCCGACGCGGAGTACACCATCCGCCGCAACCTCGTGACGAACAGCGCCGACAGCGGCAACTGGTTCCTGTCCGAGAGCCTGCTGGGCACCCCCAGCAACGCCAACGACGACAAGGCCATCACCTGGGACAAGATCAGCAGCGCCGTCAAGTGCGACGGCAACACCCTGGTCTTCACCCTGCCCGCCGTCGACCCCGCCTTCATGACCAAACTGGCCTACATCGGCCAGGGCATCGTGGACAGCAAGCACGCCAAGGACATCGGCGAGTGGGACGGCACCGAGGCCACCTGGAAGGACTGGATCGGCAAGGACATCATGGGCAGCGAGCTGAACAAGCAGCCCAGCGGGACCGGCGCGTACAAACTCGTGAACCGCGACGCGAACGCCATCACCCTGACCGCGTTTGACGGCTACTGGGGCGAGGACAAACCCAAGATCAAGAACGTGATCCTCCAGAAGGTGCCGGAAGAGGCCGCCCGCGTGCAGGCGTTCCTGAAGGGCGACGCGGACTTCATTGAGGTGCCCCGCGCCATCATCAGCAGCCAGCTGCAGGGCAAGCCCGGCGTGGCGGTCCTCGACGACCTGACCAACACCACCGCCGCGGGCTTCAGCATGAACGAGAAGATCTCGGCCGACAGCGGCATGATCGGCAGCGGCAAACTCGACGGGAAGGGCGTGCCCACCGACTTCTTCAAGGACGCCGACGTGCGCCGCGGCTTCGTGGCCTCCTTCGACGTGCCCACCTACATCGAGCAGGTGCAGGAAGGCAAGGGCAGCCCCCGCAACTTCCTGCTGCCCGACTCCTTCCCCGGTTACGACAGCAATCTGGAAGCCGCGAAGTTCGACCCTGAACTGGCCAAGGCCGCGTTCCAGCGCGCCTGGGACGGTCAGGTCTGGGACAAGGGCTTTACGGTGAACGTCTCCTACCGTGCCGGCGCGCAGACCCAGCAGACCGCCATGGAACTGCTGAAGAAGAACATCGAAGCCCTGAACCCCAAGTTCAAGGTGAACATCGTCGCCAAGGAATGGAGCGAGCTGATCAACTCCAAGAACGTGCCCAAGGAAGCCATGATCATGACCGCCTGGGCACCCGACTACGCCGACCCGGACAACTTCGTGTCCACCTTCTACGCCAGCAACGGCTACTACGCCCCGCGCATCAACGCGCAGGACACGCAGATGGACACCTGGGTCAAGGAAGCGCGCAGCACCACCGACTCGGCCCGCCGTGACGAGCTGTACGCGCAGATCGCCAAGCACGCCCTGGATCAGGCGTACTACATCATCATGCCCGCCCAGCCGAACGTGTTCCCCTACCGCGACAACATCAAGGGCGTGAGCGCCGACGTGTTCAACCCCATGATCGCGTTCACCTCGGGCACGTACTGGAAGAACCTCAGCAAGGACTGA
- a CDS encoding GAF domain-containing sensor histidine kinase has translation MSEAVPPFPQTLSQASSVAAFARDLAAYACPVLHAHGVRVWIVQDAALTPVAEEGRGLALSDGTLAHEALTVGALMEDGMLAALPFGCGVLEAVGASPDGLRALLSAAPLLALAVEGVQAREARRGHGRIAETVEGLVRRLGGSLDLPEVLTVTAQSAALALGFRRAFVALFSEFHEGGRARTGEVFTHGFDEEFKGGIGVGPVTFETLVQRGEAIRFERPRDAGSPLARGLAELAPHAAVIAPLSARGQALGLLYVDTQQPGSSASEDDARLVLALAEQASLAIDNARLYGIETRKREAAEALREAGAALAGSLHLSDTLTRVLERATTLFHADAAAVYERQPDGRTVNIRSAVGLPNEYMLRVRAKVGLGVTGRAIAECQPIAARDLTQAHYGGSSRYTRQLLAAGRYPYRGVISLPLTTRAGVFGALTLYWQNELPLDADDQALAAVFASQAGLAIENARLYEEELRRENEAALLLNLGRTLGEDQSDAALADAARLVTHAMNASRSLIALTDDQGAFTRCATYNLHVPPQSDLQALAAQLGRGPRALTRRYTLAVAGSGLIVPLRAETQGDPRSEDPLLGFLYLDDPGTDPPGEHLLALARSVADQITQTLTRQRLLTELERQEARYRQLAEGAHDLIISTDPAGTITYANPAAGTLLEPLTGPLPGANLLDLPTPDTRPALRAAWASARRASRGSRTEIQIGPHRLELRVGVMDGGRGVLTVGRDLSELQTLADEIARRGQALEAATSRTVEMRTFLTLFTQAQEEERRRISRELHDDTAQVLTATTRRVARLARELQGPQKERADDILTDLNAAIDGVRRFARNLRPSVLDDLGLLPALEWLATQAATPTRLEVSGQERRLDPATELTLFRLSQEALNNVDKHAGAASAAIRVAFQAGHVQVAIRDDGQGFTPDQAQERAQAGHLGLIGLRERVALTGGTLDVDSSPGAGTTLTFTLPG, from the coding sequence GTGTCCGAGGCTGTCCCGCCGTTCCCGCAGACCCTCTCGCAGGCGTCGAGTGTTGCCGCGTTCGCGCGGGACCTCGCCGCGTACGCCTGCCCGGTCCTGCACGCGCATGGCGTTCGCGTGTGGATCGTGCAGGACGCCGCCCTGACCCCCGTCGCCGAGGAGGGCCGGGGCCTGGCACTCAGTGACGGCACGCTGGCCCACGAGGCGCTGACCGTCGGCGCGCTGATGGAGGACGGCATGCTCGCCGCCCTGCCCTTCGGCTGCGGCGTGCTGGAAGCCGTCGGCGCCAGCCCCGACGGGCTGCGCGCCCTGCTGAGCGCAGCCCCGCTGCTGGCCCTGGCCGTGGAGGGCGTGCAGGCCCGCGAGGCCCGGCGCGGACACGGCCGCATCGCGGAGACCGTCGAGGGCCTCGTGCGGCGCCTGGGCGGCAGCCTGGACCTGCCCGAAGTGCTGACGGTCACCGCGCAGAGCGCCGCGCTGGCCCTGGGGTTCCGCCGCGCGTTCGTGGCGCTCTTCAGCGAATTCCACGAGGGCGGCCGCGCCCGCACCGGCGAGGTCTTCACGCACGGTTTCGACGAGGAATTCAAGGGCGGGATCGGCGTGGGCCCCGTCACCTTCGAGACGCTGGTGCAGCGCGGCGAGGCCATCCGCTTCGAGCGGCCCCGCGACGCCGGCAGCCCCCTGGCCCGCGGCCTGGCCGAACTCGCCCCGCACGCCGCCGTGATCGCACCCCTCTCCGCGCGCGGGCAGGCGCTGGGCCTGCTGTACGTGGACACGCAGCAGCCCGGCTCCAGCGCCAGCGAGGACGACGCGCGGCTGGTCCTGGCGCTGGCCGAGCAGGCCTCGCTGGCCATCGACAATGCCCGCCTGTACGGCATCGAGACCCGCAAACGCGAGGCGGCCGAGGCGCTGCGCGAGGCGGGCGCGGCCCTGGCGGGCAGCTTGCACCTGAGTGACACCCTGACCCGCGTGTTGGAACGTGCCACGACCCTGTTCCACGCGGACGCCGCCGCCGTGTACGAACGCCAGCCCGACGGGCGCACCGTGAACATCCGTTCCGCCGTGGGCCTCCCGAACGAGTACATGCTGCGCGTCCGCGCCAAGGTGGGCCTGGGCGTCACCGGGCGCGCCATCGCCGAGTGCCAGCCCATCGCCGCGCGGGACCTCACGCAGGCGCACTACGGCGGCAGCAGCCGCTACACCCGCCAATTGCTCGCCGCTGGCCGCTACCCGTACCGGGGCGTGATCAGCCTGCCCCTGACCACCCGCGCGGGCGTGTTCGGCGCGCTGACCCTGTACTGGCAGAACGAACTGCCCCTGGACGCGGACGATCAGGCGCTCGCCGCCGTGTTCGCCTCCCAGGCGGGCCTGGCCATCGAGAACGCCCGCCTGTACGAAGAGGAACTGCGCCGCGAGAACGAGGCCGCCCTGCTGCTGAACCTGGGCCGCACCCTGGGCGAGGACCAGAGTGACGCGGCCCTCGCCGACGCCGCCCGCCTCGTGACGCACGCCATGAACGCCTCACGCAGCCTGATCGCCCTGACCGACGACCAGGGCGCATTCACCCGCTGCGCCACGTACAACCTGCACGTGCCCCCGCAGAGTGATCTACAGGCGCTGGCCGCGCAGCTGGGCCGCGGCCCACGCGCCCTGACCCGCCGCTACACCCTGGCCGTCGCCGGAAGCGGCCTGATCGTCCCGCTGCGCGCCGAAACCCAGGGCGACCCACGCAGCGAGGACCCCCTGCTGGGCTTCCTGTACCTCGACGATCCCGGCACCGACCCCCCCGGCGAGCACCTGCTGGCCCTGGCCCGCAGCGTCGCCGACCAGATCACGCAGACCCTGACCCGCCAGCGCCTGCTGACCGAACTCGAACGGCAGGAAGCCCGCTACCGCCAGCTCGCCGAGGGCGCGCACGACCTGATCATCAGCACCGACCCCGCCGGGACCATCACGTACGCCAACCCGGCCGCCGGGACGCTGCTCGAACCGCTGACCGGCCCGCTGCCGGGCGCGAACCTCCTCGACCTGCCCACCCCCGACACCCGCCCCGCCCTGCGCGCCGCGTGGGCCAGCGCCCGCCGGGCCTCGCGCGGGAGCCGCACCGAGATCCAGATCGGCCCGCACCGCCTGGAACTGCGCGTGGGCGTCATGGACGGCGGGCGCGGCGTCCTCACCGTCGGGCGCGACCTCTCCGAACTCCAGACCCTCGCCGACGAGATCGCCCGGCGCGGACAGGCCCTTGAGGCCGCCACCAGCCGCACCGTCGAGATGCGCACCTTCCTGACGCTGTTCACGCAGGCGCAGGAAGAAGAACGCCGCCGCATCAGCCGCGAACTGCACGACGACACCGCCCAGGTCCTGACCGCCACCACCCGCCGCGTCGCCCGCCTCGCCCGCGAACTCCAGGGCCCCCAGAAGGAGCGCGCCGACGACATCCTGACCGACCTGAACGCCGCCATCGACGGCGTGCGCCGCTTCGCCCGCAACCTCCGCCCCAGCGTCCTGGACGACCTGGGCCTCCTCCCGGCCCTGGAATGGCTGGCCACGCAGGCCGCCACGCCCACCCGCCTGGAAGTCAGCGGTCAGGAGCGCCGCCTGGACCCCGCCACCGAACTCACTCTGTTCCGCCTGTCGCAGGAAGCGCTGAACAACGTGGACAAGCACGCCGGGGCCGCCAGCGCCGCCATCCGCGTAGCGTTCCAGGCGGGGCACGTGCAGGTCGCCATCCGCGACGACGGGCAGGGCTTCACGCCCGACCAGGCGCAGGAACGCGCGCAGGCCGGACACCTGGGCCTCATCGGCCTGCGTGAGCGCGTCGCCCTGACCGGCGGCACCCTGGACGTGGACAGCAGCCCCGGCGCAGGCACCACCCTGACCTTCACCCTGCCCGGCTGA
- a CDS encoding response regulator: protein MLDAETLEAGTARPITLLLVDDHPVVRKGTRELLESEADLRVVGEAGSGEEAILRARDLTPDVILMDVSMPGMNGIDATRAIKAERPGVGVLVLTSYDDDAYVFALLEAGAAGYLLKNASEDDLLGAVRAVAAGESALHPSVAKKVLERFSTHTTPTPPEDDLSPRELEVLRVAATGRTNKEIARDLDISPRTVQVHLANIFSKLGVGSRTEAVLYGIKRGWIDPKNL, encoded by the coding sequence ATGCTCGACGCCGAGACCCTGGAAGCCGGAACTGCGCGCCCCATCACGCTGCTGCTTGTCGATGACCACCCGGTCGTGCGCAAGGGCACCCGTGAACTACTGGAAAGCGAGGCGGACCTGCGCGTGGTGGGCGAAGCCGGCAGTGGCGAGGAGGCGATCCTGCGCGCGCGGGACCTCACGCCCGACGTGATCCTGATGGACGTCAGCATGCCCGGCATGAACGGCATTGACGCCACGCGCGCCATCAAGGCCGAGCGGCCCGGCGTGGGCGTGCTGGTGCTGACCAGCTACGACGACGACGCGTACGTGTTCGCGCTGCTGGAAGCCGGCGCCGCCGGATACCTGCTGAAAAACGCCTCAGAGGACGACCTGCTCGGCGCCGTGCGCGCCGTGGCCGCCGGCGAGAGCGCCCTGCACCCCAGCGTGGCGAAAAAGGTCCTGGAACGCTTCAGCACCCACACCACGCCCACGCCCCCCGAGGACGACCTGAGCCCCCGCGAACTGGAGGTGCTGCGCGTGGCCGCCACCGGCCGCACCAACAAGGAGATCGCCCGGGACCTTGATATCAGCCCCCGCACCGTGCAGGTGCACCTCGCGAACATCTTCTCCAAGCTGGGCGTGGGCAGCCGCACCGAGGCGGTCCTGTACGGCATCAAGCGCGGCTGGATCGACCCGAAGAACCTGTAA
- a CDS encoding polysaccharide deacetylase family protein, producing MNRPLTWAARLLLPALLAEVLGRAAGWGALGHGPRDRWRVAVTFDDGPSERTPELLSVLARHGARGTFFVTRPAAQAHPERLTEIEAAGHALDAHGIWHRHALTLTPWQEWAQVAWHPRPDRPGAHLYRPPYGGHSPLTRLLARLSGRQVALWDTEGRDWTAVDAAALAAQTLARVQPGSVILLHDGPAVTPAVLDALLGGLRDRGLAVVPMHELPAQRITLLGGLRRLLDSYGG from the coding sequence GTGAATCGACCCCTGACCTGGGCGGCGCGGCTGCTCCTGCCCGCCCTGCTGGCTGAGGTCCTGGGGCGCGCTGCCGGGTGGGGCGCACTCGGCCATGGCCCCAGGGACCGCTGGCGGGTCGCTGTGACCTTCGACGATGGCCCCAGCGAGCGCACGCCCGAACTGCTGAGCGTCCTTGCCCGCCACGGGGCGCGCGGGACGTTCTTCGTGACCCGCCCCGCCGCGCAGGCTCATCCGGAACGCCTCACTGAGATCGAGGCGGCGGGTCACGCCCTGGACGCGCATGGCATCTGGCACCGCCACGCCCTGACCCTGACGCCCTGGCAGGAGTGGGCGCAGGTCGCGTGGCACCCCCGCCCGGATCGCCCGGGCGCGCACCTGTACCGCCCGCCGTACGGGGGGCACAGTCCCCTGACCCGTCTGCTGGCGCGGCTCTCGGGGCGGCAGGTGGCCCTGTGGGACACCGAGGGCCGCGACTGGACGGCCGTGGACGCCGCGGCCCTGGCCGCGCAGACCCTAGCGCGCGTGCAGCCCGGCAGCGTGATCCTGCTGCACGACGGGCCCGCCGTGACGCCCGCCGTGCTGGACGCCCTGCTAGGTGGCCTGCGTGACCGCGGGCTGGCGGTCGTTCCCATGCACGAGCTGCCCGCGCAGCGCATCACCCTGCTGGGCGGCCTGCGGCGGCTGCTGGACAGTTACGGCGGGTAG
- a CDS encoding VOC family protein: MTRNVSSRVQVQGVHHVTIVGSTRQSALDFWEGVLGMPFVFEQPNLGNPAENHLYFDPGDGRLLTVFTDEGRVDAGRDAPREPGTVEHLAFNVSRATFQLAPERLRARGIEVLERDRGFMDSIYFRDPNGMKIELACYKFQTPEGCRDADVLRRAFELRVARGDANITAEHLADAIEDLLRR; encoded by the coding sequence ATGACCCGCAACGTCTCAAGCAGGGTGCAGGTGCAGGGCGTGCATCACGTCACCATTGTCGGTTCCACCCGCCAGAGTGCGCTGGACTTCTGGGAGGGCGTGCTGGGCATGCCCTTCGTGTTCGAGCAGCCGAACCTGGGCAACCCGGCCGAGAACCACCTGTACTTCGACCCCGGGGACGGCCGCCTGCTAACGGTGTTCACTGACGAGGGCCGAGTAGACGCCGGTCGGGACGCGCCGCGCGAGCCGGGCACCGTGGAGCACTTGGCGTTCAACGTGTCCCGCGCGACCTTCCAGCTCGCCCCAGAGCGGCTGCGGGCGCGGGGCATTGAGGTGCTGGAACGCGACCGGGGGTTCATGGACTCCATCTACTTCCGCGATCCGAACGGCATGAAGATCGAACTGGCCTGCTACAAGTTCCAGACGCCCGAGGGCTGCCGCGACGCGGACGTGCTGCGCCGCGCCTTCGAGCTGCGCGTGGCGCGCGGCGACGCCAACATCACCGCCGAGCACCTCGCGGACGCCATCGAGGACCTGCTGCGCCGCTGA
- a CDS encoding glycosyltransferase, with the protein MRPLRIGLFTDTFLPDQNGIVTSVSLLSDELRAQGHHVDVVAPDFPEHIDTRADVMRVDSVRYMFLPTYRLAWPTRKDFTHRYDVIHTHTPLTLGLAGARLARKWEIPHVATYHTHIEAYTHYVPGVTTLQRHTGVVTKAMALHYGKAEAVITPTAGMMDVLAAMKVRNPVVIPTSIDPRVLNAAPPIESPWPEGKRRLLSVGRLAREKRFDHVLDTLAALPDAHLVILGEGPERDHLETHAQRLGVAHRVTFLGVRPWTDIGAYYRQAELFVFASDTETQGLVLQEAQLMGLPVVAVGARGTLSGVAHGRSGFLVTPGDVNGLIAHARSLLDDPVLWAQISENARQFGATTTPQGVAQQVLDVYSHVLGMPRAIAFPDEVSGHPRSTLAYDQ; encoded by the coding sequence ATGAGACCCCTGCGCATTGGGCTGTTCACCGACACGTTCCTGCCGGATCAGAACGGCATCGTGACCAGCGTCAGCCTCCTGAGTGACGAACTGCGCGCCCAGGGGCACCACGTTGACGTGGTCGCGCCGGACTTCCCCGAGCACATTGACACCCGCGCCGACGTCATGCGCGTCGACAGCGTCCGCTACATGTTTCTGCCCACCTACCGCCTCGCGTGGCCGACCCGCAAGGACTTCACGCACCGGTACGACGTCATCCATACGCACACGCCCCTGACGCTGGGCCTGGCGGGTGCCCGCCTGGCGCGCAAGTGGGAGATTCCGCACGTCGCCACGTACCACACGCACATCGAGGCCTACACCCATTACGTGCCTGGCGTGACCACCCTGCAACGCCACACCGGCGTGGTCACCAAGGCCATGGCGCTGCACTACGGCAAGGCCGAGGCGGTCATCACGCCCACGGCCGGCATGATGGACGTCCTGGCCGCCATGAAGGTCCGCAACCCGGTCGTGATTCCCACCAGCATCGACCCGCGCGTGCTGAACGCCGCGCCCCCCATCGAGAGCCCCTGGCCGGAAGGGAAACGGCGACTGCTTAGCGTGGGCCGCCTCGCGCGGGAGAAACGCTTCGATCACGTGCTGGACACCCTGGCCGCCCTGCCGGACGCGCACCTCGTGATTCTCGGCGAGGGGCCTGAACGGGACCACCTCGAAACGCACGCGCAACGGCTCGGCGTGGCCCACCGCGTCACGTTCCTGGGCGTGCGGCCCTGGACGGACATCGGCGCGTACTACCGTCAGGCAGAACTGTTCGTGTTCGCCAGCGATACTGAAACGCAGGGCCTCGTGCTTCAGGAAGCGCAGCTGATGGGCCTGCCCGTCGTGGCGGTCGGCGCGCGCGGCACCCTGAGCGGCGTGGCGCACGGCCGCAGCGGGTTCCTGGTCACGCCGGGCGACGTGAACGGCCTGATCGCGCACGCCCGCTCACTGCTGGACGACCCCGTCCTGTGGGCGCAGATTTCCGAGAATGCCCGCCAGTTCGGGGCGACGACCACCCCGCAAGGCGTGGCGCAGCAGGTGCTGGACGTGTACAGTCACGTGCTCGGCATGCCGCGTGCCATCGCCTTCCCGGACGAGGTCAGCGGTCATCCCCGAAGTACCCTCGCGTATGACCAGTGA